AGACCCTAACTATGACCACAAGACCCTGGCCACAATTGAAATTGAATATAAGAATATCGCTTCCCAGGATGCCATGGCTATTGGACCAGAAAACTTCACAATCACAGACCAAAATGGTAATCAATTAGAAGCCATCGACCGAGTAGATGGGGACAAATCAGTCGACCAAGGCCAAATTGCTCGCTCACAATTCTTTGTCAAGTATGACCCCAGTCAAGCTTTTGACCAAGTCACCATGGACCTCCACCCCCTTAACGCCCAAGAACCCCTCGCTCGTATTCATGCTAAGGTGAGCCACGACTAAGGGCTAAGTGATCAGCTTACCATTAAATAGTAGCAAAAGTGCACCAGACAGCCTTAACACCCTAGTCCGGTGCACTTTTTGTCATGTATGGAAAACGTTTTTCACTAAAGCCTATGCCTTCTCGCTTAAAACGTGCTAAGCTATGATTAATTATAGATAAAGTTCTGCTTTGGAAAGGGCGTTTGATGATGGATTATTTACAATTAATTGAAGATTTAACCAATGCTAAAGGGATGTCTGGCTTCGAAGATGAGGTGATTGAAGTCATTAATAAATATAAGGGCAATTATACCCTGCAAGTTGATAATTTAAAAAACTGCTACCTTAACTTGGACCAGGTCGACCCAGCTAAACCTACCGTTATGCTAGACTCCCACCTCGATGAAGTCGGTCTCATGGTGAAAGCCATTGACAAGGATGGACTCATCCTCATTCAAACTATTGGCGGCTGGGTCCCCTCTAACTTAACCGCCCAAGTCTTCTATGTCCGTAATCGTGACGGAAAATATTACAAAGGGATTTCAGCCACCAAGCCCATTCACTTTATGACCCCTGAAGAGCGGGAGAAGAAAATCGCCATTAGCGATATTAAGATCGACATGGGCGCTACTTCTAGAGAACAAGTCGTCAATGACTTAGGGATTGAAATTGGTCAACCTATCGTACCAGCCACTAAGTTCTCCTATAATGAAGTCACCCGAACCATCCTAGCCAAGGCCTTTGACAACCGGATTGGAACCGCCTGTGCTGTCGCTATTATGCGCGATTTAGCGGATGAAGTGGGCGATTTTCCCTTTAACTTAGTCGCTGCCCCTGCTGCTCAAGAAGAAGTAGGCACTCGGGGGGCTTCGCTAACGGTTAAGCGGGTTAAACCCAATATCGCGATTATCCTGGAAGGCACCCCTGCCGATGACTTTACTAATTCCAAAGAGCTCCTACAAGGGCAACTCGGCCAGGGTCCGCAAATCCGCCACCGTGACAATTCCTATGTGGCTAATACCCAATTAATCGACCTCTTTAAGCAAACTGCAAGAGCTGAGAATATTCCTAGTCAGCACGCTGTCCGCGAAGGAGGAGGTACCAACGCTGGTCCTATTCACCTGGGTAATCTAGGGACCCCTTGTGCCACCATCGGTATCCCCAGTCGCTACGCCCATACTAATGCCTGCTTCTGCTCCTATGATGATTTTTTGAATACGATCCACCTGGTTAAAACTTTCCTCCGCCGTCTAAGTCTCGAAGATATCCAACAATTCGACCTGATGACCTATTAATAACAAATCGCGGATTTTACTGAAAGGAGCCTATGTTTTGAATAGCATGGGCTCTTTTGTATCGAATTGGAATATACCCTTTATCTTATTAAAAGCCCCTCTGTTAAGTTCCCTTACAATTGAATTGTATGTACAAATTATATTTATTATAGCATTATTTATATTTTAAAAATGAAATAATTAGCTGTTTAGAAGTCTTTAAGTTGGAAAACGCTTTTATTTTTATTTAAAATATAATTAAGCATAAGTAAAGTATGAATTGTGCGAATTATATCACTGTAATTGGATGTCTTTAGAAAGGGTGTATCATAATGACTAAGCGTTTTGTCTATGATGTATTTTCAACTAATGATCAAGCCCGTGCTGCGATTAGCGACTTGATCAGCAAGGGTGTTCCCCGTTCTGCTGTCGTTTTAGTATCCAATGCCCCAATTGACCAAGAATATGGTTCAGAGGTTGACGTGGTCACTTCTGATGAATTAATTGAAGGAGAAGAAAGAAGTTGGTGGGACAATGTCTTAGGTTTCTTCTCTGATGACGAAGAAGACTCAAGAAGTGACGATATCGACTACAAGGGTTATGAAGCTTCCTTGAACCGTGGCGATATCTTAGTCCTCATCGACCAAGAATATGAAGGTGCGGTAAGCAACTTGGAACGCTCTCCTTACACCACTGGCCCTGAAGCGACTGAAGAAGCTACTGGCTATGCGGCCGCTGGTGTGGCAGGCGCAAGTGCTGGTAGCGTTGAACCTGAATACGAAAAGGAAGCAGTCCATACTGATAACCAAAGACCAGTAAGTGAGGCAAGCTCCCGTCAAGAAACTCCTCCAAGCGCTGCTAAAACAGCTGATAATGATACCGAAAGAATCCGTCTCCACGAAGAACAAGTTGACGTTCAAAAACACAAAAAAGACCTCGGTGAAGTTCAAGTGTCTAAGAATGTCGTTGAAGACACCAAGACGGTAGAAGTTCCTGTGCAACGGGAAGAAATTCATATTAAGAAAGTTACCCCTAGTGAAGGCGAAGTGGATGACAATGCCTTTGAAGAAGAAGAATTTGTGGTTCCAATCTCTGAAGAAGAAGTTTCTGTGAATAAGAATACCGTGGTAACTGGTGAAGTTGAAATTGAAAAACAAACTCACCAAGATACCGAAACCGTTTCTGAAACCACCCGTCGTGAAGAACTTGATGTTCAAGACGATACTGGTAAGGTCATCGACGACGATGCCAAGAAATAGTTTCCTATAAGCCAGCCTTTCATTACAAAATGATCCGCCATTAGAAGCTTTTAAATGGCGGATTTTCTTTTTTCTTTACTATTTATATTATATTGGGGATTTAATAAAAAGGAATAAGTACGAAAACTAAGTCTTAGCTACTTGAGCACGAATCAGCAAATTAGGAGGAAGAAATCATAATGAATACCTATCTAAGAATCACTAATGAATCAAGTCCCTTTGAAATTCAGCAAGGGCTCAATTTATTAGCTGATGTCGACTGGAAAGCCGCTGACTACCTAGCCAATAAATTAAAAAATAAGCGCTTGAAAAATACTGAAATGATTTATTTTTGTAGGTACCAAACTGGTCAATTAATCGGCTTTGCGGCCCTATTTTTAGAAGACATCATCTCCAATGCCGATTTTGGCCCATTTTTAAGCACGGTTTACGTCAATCCTCCCTACCGCAAGCAAGGTTTTTCATACCAATTGGTAAATGAAATCGAGTTAGTTGCGAAAAATATTGGGTATACAAAGCTATATACGATTACCCAACATGTCGGTCTCTATGAGAAAATGAACTATCATTTCTTTCGCCAAGATGTTGACGACATGGGGAGGACTGTGCGCGTTTTAGAAAAAAATTTATCAACCGATAAGTAGCTAGTAAAAATCATAAAATTACTAGTAGACATGATAACTCCCCTTAGGTGGCATCATTGTTTATAGAAAACTTAAGTCTGCCTTTCCTTATAAAATTAGTCACTGCTAGATTGCTCAGGAGTGGCTTTTTTTATTAAAAAAATCTGTTCACTTGTAAAGTTTATTTAATAATTGAAACTTTATTTTATATTTACACAGATTACTTTTCTTGTATAATAACCCAAAATATATATGGTGTATTAGAGAAAGACTTAAAAGGTCCCACTAGCAATCCGATAAAGGCTAAGCTTAAAAGAATTGGTCTGGCTTGTTTATGAATGCTCAGCCCGAAAATGAAATGTTTCTATCCAATTCAAGGCTGGATTTTACAAGTGCTCCCTTTCAATTAACTTCCTTTAATACACTAATAAAATCACTTAAAGGGGAGATTTTATGAAGAAATCTATACAGGGATATCCTGGCTGCCTAGGAATAATACTTTCCATCTTATTCATAGGCATTATTTTTATGCTTTTTGCTTATCTGGCACCATTTATACTTGCCCTATCGCTCTTTTTTATCTTCTATTTTACCAAGAGAAAAATCAATCAGAGAAATAGGAATATCGCCATTCTTTGTGCAGTAGTCGGCCTTTTGGGGACATTATTTGCAACCCCTACCCTATTTGACCATAAAGAAAACACTTCTAATCAGGCTGCTGTCAGTCAAAGCGCTTCAAAGAGTTCAGATTCCAATAAGGAAAAAGCTAAGAGCGAATCGGAAAGCAAAAAGTCGCAATCCGATGCTGAAAAAGAATTATCTAAAACCAGAGAGGTGCCTCAAGATAAGGCTTATGTTGAAGTCAATAATAATAAGCCTTTCTTTACTGATGATGATTTAAAGAGTAGTGAAGCCTATGAAAAATACGGTGACTTAGATAAACTAGGCCGGGTTACCGCTGCCAATGCCGTATTAGGGACAGAATTAATGCCCGATAAGGTAAGAGAAAGTATCTCTGAAGTGAAACCTACAGGCTGGAAGCAAGCCCGCTATGTAAATATCCCTGGTGGATGGTTATATAATCGTTGCCATCTGATTGGTTATCAATTGACCGGCGAGAACGCCAACCCTAAGAATTTAATGACCGGTACCCATTGGTTTAATAACGAAGGCATGCTCCCCTTTGAAAACTTTGTCGCTAATTACATTGAAAAAACCAACAATCATGTGAGATATCGGGTAACTCCAGTTTTTGAAGGAAAGAATTTATTAGCTAGCGGTATCTATATGGAAGGCTATTCCATCGAAGATGAAGGAAAAGGACTCTGTTTTAATATTTACATTCCTAACCGACAAAAAGATGTTGAAATTAACTATGCCGATGGAAGCAGTAAAGGCCCAGCTGGCCCACAAGAATATTCAAAGGATACCCAATTAGAAAAACTGCCACAGTCAGAAAGCAAGGCTAAGACTGAAAACAAGACGGAGTCTGAAAAGCCGAGTCCTGCTGCTGAAGATACCGCTCGTCCAGAAGCAGAAGACAAGCCCGCTGATCAAGCATCCGCTCAAGAGCCAGCGCCTAGTCCAGCTCCGGCCCCAGAACCAGTACAACCGCCTGCACCAGCACCAGCTCCGCAACCAGTACAAGCCCAAGGTCCACAATCTTCGTTAGCCGGTATCGATACAGATGGCAATGGCATTGTTACTATCAAAGAAGCTAGAGCGGCAGGTTTCTCCATGCCAATCAGAAGCGACCACTGGTTATATCCATATATGATCGACCGCGACGGTGATGGTATGGTGGGCGAATAGAAGAAAAATGAATTACAGAGGTAAAGAAAATGAAAATTCCTAATTACGTCGTCTTACAAGTTTCCTTAAAAGAAAAATTTATCCAGGTTCTAAAAACCTGGATAAATTAGAAACTGTGATTAACCAGCAAGCTAAAAAGGGTTATCGCTTACATACAATCGCCACCAGTAGCGCCAATAGTACAGGCTTACTGGGTGGTGACCGGATCCAAGCTACTTTGGTTTTTGAAGAAATTATTTAAAAATAAATAGAAAAGGAATAATAGCTGATAAGTACTTAGAGTGTTAATGAATTGACTGATTTTATTAATATCTATTTATTGATACCTCAACTTAGGCAATGTAAAATTAAATTAATCGAAATGAACGGCTGAAGTTCAGCCAACCAGGGGGAGCTCTTTAAAAAGAGCTCCCTTTGTGCATATAGCGATTTTTTGTTATCAATATCATATATATCATATATAAGCTAATATAAAGGCATAAAGTAGTGTATGGTAATTGAATTAAACTGAATTTTTATATGAAATATATACAGTAACACTACCCTTTGGATTATGTTTATGATAGTTTAACAGTAGCCGATATATAAACATAAATTTTTTTAACCCTGATCATATAAAATAATTAAAACCTAATACAAGGGATTCTCTACTTGAATACTTTTCCTAATCTGATACCATATGTATAGAGAAAGCGCTGGTATCTCTCAGGAGGCCAGTACGACTAGCACCTCTGTTCATTTTGGATAGAGGTGCTTTTTTAATAAAGAATCTAATTCACTCGAAAACAATTAGATCTATTAAAATATAGGAAATTAATGATTGAATTTTTCTAATAAGCCCAATTTAAGCCCAAAATCTCCATTTTCAGTTCTACATTTGTAGACACTAAGCCAAAAACTTATTGTAACGACAAAAGCCGCTACCAGAAATTCTAGTAGCGGTTTTTTTATCTTTTAAGTTATTCCCACTCCACGGTGGCTGGCGGCTTAGAGGTGACATCTAAGACCACGCGGTTAATACCATCCACTTCATTAACAATGCGGCGGCTGATGTGGTCAAGGACATCATATGGAATCCGAGCCCAATCCGCGGTCATTCCATCCACTGAGGTAATGGCACGGATAGCAATGGTGTATTCATAGGTCCGTTTGTCACCCATAACGCCAACTGACTTAAAGCCAGGGAGGACAGTGAAATATTGCCAAATGTCGCGATCTAGACCGGCATTGGCGATTTCTTCACGGAGAATGGCATCTGATTCACGGACAATATGAAGTTTTTCCTTGGTGACTTCGCCAATGACACGAATGGCTAAACCAGGACCTGGGAAAGGTTGGCGCCAAACAATGTTATCTGGCATACCTAATTCAGT
The nucleotide sequence above comes from Aerococcus urinae. Encoded proteins:
- a CDS encoding M42 family metallopeptidase codes for the protein MDYLQLIEDLTNAKGMSGFEDEVIEVINKYKGNYTLQVDNLKNCYLNLDQVDPAKPTVMLDSHLDEVGLMVKAIDKDGLILIQTIGGWVPSNLTAQVFYVRNRDGKYYKGISATKPIHFMTPEEREKKIAISDIKIDMGATSREQVVNDLGIEIGQPIVPATKFSYNEVTRTILAKAFDNRIGTACAVAIMRDLADEVGDFPFNLVAAPAAQEEVGTRGASLTVKRVKPNIAIILEGTPADDFTNSKELLQGQLGQGPQIRHRDNSYVANTQLIDLFKQTARAENIPSQHAVREGGGTNAGPIHLGNLGTPCATIGIPSRYAHTNACFCSYDDFLNTIHLVKTFLRRLSLEDIQQFDLMTY
- a CDS encoding YsnF/AvaK domain-containing protein; the encoded protein is MTKRFVYDVFSTNDQARAAISDLISKGVPRSAVVLVSNAPIDQEYGSEVDVVTSDELIEGEERSWWDNVLGFFSDDEEDSRSDDIDYKGYEASLNRGDILVLIDQEYEGAVSNLERSPYTTGPEATEEATGYAAAGVAGASAGSVEPEYEKEAVHTDNQRPVSEASSRQETPPSAAKTADNDTERIRLHEEQVDVQKHKKDLGEVQVSKNVVEDTKTVEVPVQREEIHIKKVTPSEGEVDDNAFEEEEFVVPISEEEVSVNKNTVVTGEVEIEKQTHQDTETVSETTRREELDVQDDTGKVIDDDAKK
- a CDS encoding GNAT family N-acetyltransferase; the protein is MNTYLRITNESSPFEIQQGLNLLADVDWKAADYLANKLKNKRLKNTEMIYFCRYQTGQLIGFAALFLEDIISNADFGPFLSTVYVNPPYRKQGFSYQLVNEIELVAKNIGYTKLYTITQHVGLYEKMNYHFFRQDVDDMGRTVRVLEKNLSTDK
- a CDS encoding DNA/RNA non-specific endonuclease, producing the protein MKKSIQGYPGCLGIILSILFIGIIFMLFAYLAPFILALSLFFIFYFTKRKINQRNRNIAILCAVVGLLGTLFATPTLFDHKENTSNQAAVSQSASKSSDSNKEKAKSESESKKSQSDAEKELSKTREVPQDKAYVEVNNNKPFFTDDDLKSSEAYEKYGDLDKLGRVTAANAVLGTELMPDKVRESISEVKPTGWKQARYVNIPGGWLYNRCHLIGYQLTGENANPKNLMTGTHWFNNEGMLPFENFVANYIEKTNNHVRYRVTPVFEGKNLLASGIYMEGYSIEDEGKGLCFNIYIPNRQKDVEINYADGSSKGPAGPQEYSKDTQLEKLPQSESKAKTENKTESEKPSPAAEDTARPEAEDKPADQASAQEPAPSPAPAPEPVQPPAPAPAPQPVQAQGPQSSLAGIDTDGNGIVTIKEARAAGFSMPIRSDHWLYPYMIDRDGDGMVGE